The genomic window ATGTCGTCAAGCCGTACGACACCGGCGAGCTGCTCGCCCGCATCCACGCCGTCAGCCGGCGCACCGCGCCGGGGGACGACGCCGTCCCCGCCGCCGACAGTGCGCTGAGGCTGGGCTCCGTCACCATCGAACTCGCCACCCGCCGCGTCAGCGTCGACGGCGCCGACGTCCAGCTGACCCGCAAGGAGTTCGACCTGCTGGCGCTGCTCGCCCAGCGGCCCGGGGTCGTCTTCCGCCGGGAGCAGATCATCAGCGAGGTGTGGCGTACGAGCTGGGAGGGCACCGGCCGGACGCTCGAAGTGCACGTCGCCTCGCTGCGCTCCAAGCTGCGCATGCCCGCACTGATCGAGACCGTGCGGGGCGTCGGCTACCGCCTGGTCGTGCCCGCCGCGTCCGCGTAAGGCAGCCGCTCCCGTTGCGTACCCGCCTGCTTCCGCTCCTCATCGTCCTCATGGCGGGCGTGCTCCTCGCCCTGGGCTTTCCGCTCGCGGTGAGCCTCGCGGCGGCCGAGCAGCAGCGCGTCGTCGTCGACCGGCTGGACGACACGGCGCGGTTCGCGGCCCAGGCGCAGTTCGTCACGGACGGGATCTCCGGGCAGGACGAGCGCCGCGAGACGCTCGAAGAGGAGCTGAGCCGCTACCACTCCGTGTACGGCATGCGCACCGGAGTCTTCTACCGCACCGACGCGGCCATGGCCCGTGCACCCGAGTTCTGGCAGATACCGGAAGGGGAGGGGCGCCGGGCCTTCAACGA from Streptomyces sp. FIT100 includes these protein-coding regions:
- a CDS encoding response regulator transcription factor, with product MRLLLVEDDNHVAAALSAVLARHGFAVTHARSGEEALHAVLPAAAEGKPPFGVILLDLGLPDQDGYQVCGKIRKLTSTPVIMVTARADVRSRIHGLNLGADDYVVKPYDTGELLARIHAVSRRTAPGDDAVPAADSALRLGSVTIELATRRVSVDGADVQLTRKEFDLLALLAQRPGVVFRREQIISEVWRTSWEGTGRTLEVHVASLRSKLRMPALIETVRGVGYRLVVPAASA